One region of Vigna angularis cultivar LongXiaoDou No.4 chromosome 10, ASM1680809v1, whole genome shotgun sequence genomic DNA includes:
- the LOC108335014 gene encoding pectinesterase PPME1: MASKHTGFSIKLSLMIVFLTTQVVLSADTPMPADKTQLGQWFSNNVKPLESRKGTLDKELVAAEEGKTVIKVSQDGKGQFKTITDALKSIPSGNKKRVILHIGPGTYKEKIVVESTKPFITFYGTPGQMPTLTYGGTAKQYGTVESGTLSILSDYFVGANIIVRNSAPRPTLNTVGGQAVALRISGDKATFYNCQLYSYQDTLLDDANRHFFKDCFIEGTVDYIFGSGKSLYVNCELRTLGDDGLTFITAQARKSTKEDNGFSFVHCELTGTGTGVYLGRAWYGYSTVIFSYCNLGNIFNKEGWSDNNKKEFDKTLYFGEYMNTGPGADATGRSKLTRKLQYSEVQNYLGLGMIEGSKWILPPPKV; this comes from the exons ATGGCCTCAAAACATACAGGTTTTAGCATCAAGCTGAGTCTGATGATAGTTTTTCTAACAACGCAAGTTGTGTTGTCTGCCGATACACCAATGCCTGCTGATAAGACTCAATTGGGACAATGGTTTTCAAATAATGTAAAGCCTTTAGAAAGCAGAAAGGGTACCCTAGATAAGGAATTAGTAGCTGCTGAAGAAGGAAAGACAGTTATTAAGGTAAGTCAAGATGGCAAAGGGCAATTCAAGACCATCACCGATGCCCTTAAAAGCATACCTAGCGGAAACAAGAAGCGTGTAATTTTGCATATTGGACCTGGAACTTACAAAGAGAAAATCGTGGTTGAGAGCACAAAACCTTTCATCACCTTCTATGGAACCCCTGGGCAAATGCCAACATTGACCTATGGGGGCACGGCAAAACAATATGGCACTGTTGAAAGTGGGACATTGTCTATTTTATCAGACTACTTTGTGGGGGCAAACATAATAGTTCGG AACTCCGCACCAAGACCTACTCTAAACACAGTAGGAGGTCAAGCAGTTGCATTACGAATTTCTGGAGACAAAGCCACATTTTATAATTGTCAGCTTTATAGTTACCAAGACACATTGTTGGATGATGCAAATAGACATTTTTTCAAAGACTGCTTCATTGAAGGAACTGTtgattacatttttggaagtgGAAAGTCGCTATATGTg AATTGTGAACTAAGAACGCTAGGCGATGATGGGTTAACTTTTATAACAGCACAAGCAAGAAAAAGTACAAAAGAGGATAATGGCTTCTCCTTTGTCCATTGTGAACTTACTGGAACTGGAACAGGTGTTTACTTGGGAAGAGCCTGGTATGGTTATTCCACGGTGATCTTTTCTTATTGTAACTTGGGCAATATTTTCAACAAGGAAGGATGGAGTGACAACAATAAAAAGGAATTTGACAA AACTCTTTATTTTGGGGAGTATATGAACACAGGACCTGGTGCAGATGCCACAGGGCGTTCTAAATTGACAAGGAAACTTCAATACTCAGAGGTTCAGAATTACCTTGGTCTTGGTATGATAGAAGGCTCAAAATGGATACTTCCTCCTCCCAaagtttga
- the LOC108335071 gene encoding SUPPRESSOR OF GAMMA RESPONSE 1 codes for MAGPSWLVDKSRIATKIKCASGTCDPEKIIWSSNPTKPCPNCQHDIDNSDVAQEWPGLPKGVKFDPSDQEIIWHLLAKVGVEGSKPHPFIDEFITSLEEDDGICYTHPKSLPGIKQDGSASFFFHRAIKAYNTGNRKRRKITSQDFGEARWHKTGKTKPIVLGGARKGWKKIMVLYENNIGGGKDEKTNWVMHEYHLGAKEDENDGEYIFSKVFYQQQVKLGDKDDQDVTEATEATIVKVVPNTPKLVTLDPPCNKRHCANLDQGQETHSLLLSQMDCLHEIQDDCQELATESQNEGVENKESNAEEGSKWWDSQSQNMLDSQQLVEALSLCDDLLYSQSPSRDGKHEDHKSQPGLSVYAQLGPECLKKDIEECQNLVVHDPANIVNDNPSEIRLSQLEFSSQDSFISWGYNKAVN; via the exons ATGGCTGG ACCATCATGGTTGGTTGACAAAAGTAGAATTGCGACCAAAATTAAATGTGCATCAGGAACATGTGATCCTGAAAAGATTATATGGAGCAGCAATCCTACAAAGCCTTGCCCAAATTGTCAACATGATATTGACAACAGTGAT GTAGCACAAGAGTGGCCTGGCTTACCAAAAGGTGTCAAATTTGATCCATCTGATCAAGAGATAATCTGGCACTTGCTTGCAAAAGTGGGGGTAGAAGGTTCCAAACCTCATCCTTTCATTGATGAATTTATTACTAGTCTTGAAGAAGATGATGGGATTTGCTATACTCATCCTAAAAGTTTACCTG GTATTAAGCAAGATGGAAGTGCTTCGTTCTTTTTTCATAGAGCAATCAAGGCTTACAACACTGGCAACCGAAAGCGTAGAAAGATAACAAGTCAAGATTTTGGTGAGGCCCGCTGGCACAAGACTGGAAAGACTAAACCAATTGTCTTGGGTGGGGCTCGAAAAGGATGGAAAAAGATTATGGTTCtgtatgaaaataatataggaggaggaaaagatgaaaaaacTAATTGGGTTATGCATGAATATCATCTAGGAgcaaaagaagatgaaaatgatgggGAGTACATTTTCTCTAAAGTGTTTTACCAGCAACAAGTGAAATTGGGTGATAAAGATGATCAAGATGTTACTGAAGCAACTGAAGCAACAATTGTGAAGGTGGTTCCAAACACTCCCAAATTGGTGACACTTGATCCTCCTTGCAACAAAAGGCATTGTGCAAATCTGGACCAAGGACAAGAAACACATAGTCTACTG CTGTCTCAGATGGATTGTTTACATGAAATTCAAGATGATTGCCAAGAACTTGCAACTGAATCTCAAAATGAAGGGGtggaaaataaagaaagtaatGCTGAGGAAGGCTCGAAATGGTGGGACAGCCAGTCACAGAATATGTTGGATTCGCAACAACTGGTTGAAGCTCTGTCTCTGTGTGACGATCTCCTCTACAGCCAGTCTCCCAGTAGAGATGGAAAACATGAAGATCATAAGAGCCAACCTGGTCTTTCTGTTTATGCTCAGCTAGGACCAGAATGTCTGAAGAAGGATATTGAAGAGTGTCAAAATCTTGTTGTCCATGATCCTGCAAATATAGTGAATGATAACCCTTCAGAGATTCGACTAAGTCAGCTG gAATTTAGTTCACAGGACAGTTTTATTTCCTGGGGATACAACAAGGCTGTGAACTAA